Proteins from a genomic interval of Corynebacterium freiburgense:
- a CDS encoding metal-sulfur cluster assembly factor, producing the protein MTNEHDLPEELDRISESSQEPEIPVRPKQSDADLALASDVEEYLRDVIDPELGINVVDLGLVYDIWIENGTEAVVNMTLTSPACPLTDVLEDQAHSAVVGSGTATKLTLNWVWLPPWGPHMITEDGREQLRALGFSV; encoded by the coding sequence ATGACAAACGAACATGATTTGCCCGAAGAACTTGACCGTATTTCGGAAAGCTCCCAGGAACCAGAAATTCCAGTCCGCCCCAAACAGAGTGATGCGGATCTTGCATTGGCATCCGATGTAGAAGAGTATTTACGCGACGTTATCGACCCAGAATTGGGCATTAATGTTGTAGACCTGGGTTTGGTATACGATATCTGGATTGAAAACGGCACTGAAGCTGTGGTCAATATGACGTTAACGTCACCAGCATGTCCACTTACCGATGTTTTAGAAGACCAAGCCCACAGCGCGGTCGTTGGTTCTGGAACCGCCACAAAACTCACCTTGAACTGGGTCTGGTTGCCACCATGGGGGCCGCATATGATTACCGAGGACGGTCGTGAGCAATTGCGTGCCTTAGGTTTTTCGGTATAG
- the sufU gene encoding Fe-S cluster assembly sulfur transfer protein SufU, whose amino-acid sequence MKLEQMYQEVILDHYRHPQHRGLREPYDAEVHHVNTSCGDELTLRVRLSTDGTTVEDVSYEAEGCSISQAATSVMAEEIVGCSVSEAMAKLAEFEKMITSRGKEQGDEDIIGDGIAFSGVAQYPARVKCALLGWKAFQAATAEALEKK is encoded by the coding sequence GTGAAACTTGAGCAGATGTATCAAGAAGTAATTCTTGACCACTACCGTCACCCACAGCATCGTGGGTTGCGTGAACCCTATGATGCTGAAGTTCACCATGTAAACACCTCGTGTGGGGATGAACTTACACTTCGTGTTCGACTTTCCACAGATGGCACCACTGTGGAAGATGTGTCCTATGAAGCGGAAGGTTGTTCTATTAGTCAGGCGGCGACATCGGTAATGGCCGAAGAAATCGTCGGTTGCTCGGTGTCAGAGGCAATGGCAAAATTGGCTGAATTTGAAAAAATGATTACCAGTCGCGGTAAAGAACAAGGCGATGAGGATATTATCGGCGACGGTATTGCGTTTTCTGGTGTAGCCCAATACCCAGCACGGGTGAAGTGTGCCCTCCTAGGTTGGAAAGCGTTTCAAGCGGCCACGGCTGAAGCATTGGAGAAAAAATGA
- a CDS encoding cysteine desulfurase: protein MSNFVHNDGTLRSEAIRAEFPILSRLVRGDMPLAYLDSGATSQRPLRVWRAEENFVLNTFAPVHRGAYSLAEEATDAYENARANIAAFVGADTDEIVFTKNATESLNLFAYVLGDDRIGIVSEGDTVVVTELEHHANLVPWQELCRRTGANLRWYRATEDGRIDLDSLELDSTVKVVAVTHQSNVTGAITDVAEIVRRARSVGALTVLDACQSVPHMPVDFHRLQVDFAAFSGHKMLGPSGVGVAYIRNELLQTLPPFLTGGSMIELVHMDHATYAPPPQRFEAGTQMTSQVVGLGAAVDFLTEIGMERIAQHEHMLTQYGLEQLQTVPGLRIVGPTDMQDRGSAMSFVVDGIHPHDLGQVLDEHGVAIRVGHHCAWPIHRSLKVQSTARASVYLYNTKEEIDRLVVAIHAARKFFGV, encoded by the coding sequence ATGAGCAATTTTGTGCATAATGATGGAACACTTCGCAGTGAAGCTATTCGCGCGGAGTTTCCAATTCTTTCGCGCCTGGTTCGTGGTGATATGCCATTGGCATACCTTGACTCAGGCGCGACGTCGCAACGCCCATTGCGCGTATGGCGCGCCGAAGAAAATTTTGTACTGAATACATTTGCTCCAGTGCACCGCGGCGCGTATTCCCTGGCAGAAGAAGCCACGGACGCTTACGAAAATGCGCGTGCGAATATCGCTGCTTTTGTCGGTGCAGATACTGATGAAATTGTATTTACTAAAAACGCAACTGAATCACTGAACCTCTTTGCGTATGTGCTTGGCGATGACCGCATTGGCATTGTTTCCGAAGGTGACACGGTTGTGGTAACAGAGTTGGAACACCACGCAAATCTGGTTCCGTGGCAAGAATTATGCCGGCGCACTGGGGCGAATCTGCGGTGGTATCGCGCCACCGAAGATGGGCGGATTGACCTGGATTCCCTGGAACTGGATAGCACCGTTAAAGTTGTTGCAGTCACCCACCAATCGAATGTAACCGGTGCTATTACTGATGTTGCGGAAATCGTGCGGCGTGCCCGAAGTGTCGGGGCATTAACTGTTCTGGATGCATGCCAATCCGTGCCACATATGCCAGTGGATTTCCATAGACTTCAGGTAGATTTCGCCGCGTTTTCTGGCCATAAAATGTTGGGTCCATCAGGCGTGGGTGTGGCGTATATACGCAACGAACTCCTACAAACCCTGCCGCCATTTCTTACTGGTGGTTCCATGATCGAGCTAGTGCATATGGATCATGCAACCTATGCACCACCGCCACAACGATTTGAAGCTGGTACCCAAATGACTAGTCAAGTTGTAGGCCTAGGGGCAGCGGTTGATTTCCTCACCGAGATTGGTATGGAACGCATTGCGCAGCATGAACACATGCTTACTCAATATGGTCTTGAGCAACTTCAAACGGTGCCTGGATTACGTATTGTGGGTCCAACTGATATGCAGGATCGTGGTAGTGCAATGAGTTTTGTGGTTGATGGGATTCATCCACATGATCTAGGGCAAGTACTTGATGAACATGGTGTGGCGATTCGTGTGGGACATCATTGCGCCTGGCCGATTCACCGGAGTTTAAAAGTGCAGTCCACTGCCCGGGCATCTGTGTATTTGTATAACACCAAGGAAGAAATTGATCGTCTTGTTGTTGCAATACATGCAGCCCGAAAATTCTTTGGAGTATAA
- the sufC gene encoding Fe-S cluster assembly ATPase SufC yields MSTLEIRNLSAQVRPSDESAEPKEILKGVNLTIHSGETHAIMGPNGSGKSTLSYTLAGHPKYEVTGGEVLLDGENILEMDVDERARAGLFLAMQYPVEVPGVSMSNFLRTAATAVRGEAPKLREWVKEVRAAQEELAIDKAFSERSVNEGFSGGEKKRHEVLQLGLLHPKFAVLDETDSGLDVDALRVVSKGINAYKERHNGGILMITHYKRILEHVKPDFVHVFADGKIVASGGPELADELEEHGYDRFL; encoded by the coding sequence ATGAGCACTCTGGAAATCCGCAATCTTTCTGCCCAGGTTCGTCCCTCCGATGAGTCTGCAGAACCAAAAGAAATTCTTAAAGGTGTGAATCTGACGATTCATTCTGGTGAAACCCATGCGATTATGGGGCCAAACGGTTCTGGTAAATCGACTCTTTCTTATACGCTGGCAGGCCATCCTAAGTACGAAGTCACCGGTGGTGAAGTCCTCCTGGACGGTGAAAATATCCTTGAAATGGATGTTGATGAGCGCGCACGTGCCGGTCTGTTTTTAGCAATGCAGTACCCAGTTGAGGTTCCTGGCGTTTCAATGTCGAACTTCTTGCGCACCGCTGCTACTGCTGTGCGTGGTGAGGCACCAAAGCTACGTGAATGGGTAAAAGAAGTTCGTGCGGCGCAAGAAGAACTCGCAATCGATAAAGCGTTTTCGGAACGTAGTGTGAATGAAGGTTTCTCCGGTGGCGAGAAAAAGCGCCATGAGGTGCTTCAGCTTGGTCTGCTTCATCCTAAATTTGCCGTGCTTGATGAAACTGATTCAGGCCTCGATGTTGATGCGCTGCGTGTAGTTTCCAAGGGTATTAATGCATATAAAGAACGTCATAACGGTGGCATTTTAATGATTACCCACTACAAGCGAATTCTGGAGCATGTAAAACCAGATTTTGTTCACGTGTTTGCGGATGGCAAGATCGTTGCCTCCGGTGGTCCAGAACTCGCCGATGAACTCGAAGAGCACGGATACGACCGCTTTCTGTGA
- the sufD gene encoding Fe-S cluster assembly protein SufD, with protein MTAPVKNATYHNNKGDLFTSFDVADFDIPKGRDEVWRFVPLRRLRGLHDGTFAPAVTPDVQIDVPTNAQGVSVERVLRDDARLGRAGAPVDRVAAQAWSAMEGGYVVKFAKGSVNTEPVTITVTGKGLDVTSFGALVIEVEQDAEAMVNLHFVGSGTHADNHEYLVGDNARLTVVVHEDWENDAVHLAGERALLGRDSVFRHNVACFGGGVVRLVPQVKFAAPGGDAELLGVYFADDGQFFEQRLLVDHAVPNCRSNVLYKGALQGDPTSDLPDARTSWVGDVLIRSNAQGTDTYEANRNLVLTEGARADAVPNLEIETGEITGAGHAATVGRFDDEQVFYLLSRGITRDQARRLIVRGFFSEVINRIPVPAVREELEGRIAAELDNIEL; from the coding sequence ATGACTGCCCCTGTAAAAAACGCGACCTACCACAATAACAAGGGTGACCTTTTCACCTCATTTGATGTCGCTGATTTTGATATTCCAAAAGGACGCGATGAGGTTTGGCGTTTTGTGCCATTGCGACGTTTGCGCGGCTTGCATGACGGTACTTTCGCCCCAGCAGTTACTCCAGATGTTCAAATCGACGTTCCCACGAATGCTCAGGGTGTTTCTGTAGAACGAGTGTTGCGTGACGACGCCCGCCTGGGTCGGGCGGGTGCGCCGGTTGACCGTGTTGCGGCGCAGGCATGGTCAGCCATGGAGGGCGGCTATGTAGTGAAGTTTGCTAAGGGCTCGGTTAATACTGAACCTGTAACCATCACTGTTACCGGTAAAGGTCTTGATGTGACCTCTTTTGGGGCCTTGGTCATTGAGGTTGAGCAAGATGCTGAAGCAATGGTGAACCTGCATTTTGTTGGTTCAGGGACTCATGCCGATAACCATGAATATTTGGTAGGCGATAATGCCCGATTGACCGTGGTAGTCCATGAAGATTGGGAAAATGATGCAGTGCATCTTGCTGGTGAGCGTGCGCTATTAGGCCGGGATTCAGTTTTCCGCCACAATGTAGCGTGCTTTGGTGGTGGCGTTGTTCGTTTGGTGCCACAGGTAAAGTTTGCAGCCCCTGGTGGGGATGCAGAGCTTCTCGGTGTGTATTTCGCAGATGATGGACAATTCTTTGAGCAGCGTCTTTTGGTAGACCACGCTGTACCTAATTGCCGTTCGAATGTGCTGTATAAAGGTGCATTGCAAGGCGATCCCACGAGTGATTTGCCAGATGCGCGTACTTCCTGGGTTGGTGATGTACTTATTCGCTCGAATGCGCAAGGTACTGACACCTATGAGGCGAACCGTAACTTAGTGCTTACTGAAGGTGCTCGGGCTGATGCGGTTCCAAACCTTGAAATCGAAACCGGTGAGATTACGGGTGCTGGTCACGCCGCTACCGTTGGCCGTTTTGATGATGAACAAGTGTTTTACTTGCTATCCCGTGGCATTACCCGCGATCAAGCTCGCCGCCTTATCGTGCGCGGCTTTTTCTCCGAGGTTATTAACCGAATCCCTGTTCCTGCAGTACGCGAAGAGCTTGAAGGCCGCATCGCTGCTGAGCTGGACAATATTGAACTCTAA
- the sufB gene encoding Fe-S cluster assembly protein SufB — MTQAIDQTAPRTDEEIIESIGAYSYGWHDSDAAGAAAKRGLNKDVVADISAKKDEPEWMLQTRLKALEIFEKKPLPTWGADLTGIDFDNIKYFVRSTERQATTWEELPEDIKNTYDKLGIPEAEKQRLVAGVAAQYESEVVYHQIREDLEAKGVIFLDTDTALKEHPDLFREYFGTVIPAGDNKFSALNTAVWSGGSFIYVPKGVHVDIPLQAYFRINTENMGQFERTLIIVDEDAYVHYVEGCTAPIYKSDSLHSAVVEIIVKKGGRCRYTTIQNWSNNVYNLVTKRTKCEEGATMEWVDGNIGSKVTMKYPAVWLTGPHAKGEVLSVAFAGEGQFQDTGAKMVHLAPYTSSNIVSKSVARGGGRAAYRGLVQINANAHHSTSNVECDALLVDNISRSDTYPYNDIRNDHVSLGHEATVSQVSEDQLFYLMSRGVAEDEAMAMIVRGFVEPIAKELPMEYALELNRLIELQMEGSVG; from the coding sequence ATGACGCAGGCGATTGATCAAACCGCCCCACGTACTGATGAAGAAATCATCGAATCCATCGGTGCCTATAGCTACGGCTGGCATGATTCAGATGCTGCAGGTGCAGCCGCAAAACGAGGCTTAAATAAAGACGTTGTAGCCGATATTTCCGCAAAAAAGGATGAGCCAGAATGGATGCTGCAAACGCGTCTTAAGGCACTCGAAATTTTTGAAAAGAAGCCATTGCCTACATGGGGCGCAGACCTTACTGGCATTGATTTTGATAATATTAAATACTTCGTGCGCTCCACAGAGCGTCAAGCCACCACCTGGGAAGAACTCCCAGAGGATATTAAAAACACCTACGATAAACTTGGTATCCCAGAAGCGGAAAAGCAGCGCCTTGTTGCTGGTGTAGCCGCACAATATGAATCTGAAGTGGTCTATCACCAGATCCGAGAAGATTTGGAAGCCAAAGGCGTGATCTTCCTTGATACCGATACCGCGCTAAAGGAACACCCCGATCTATTCCGTGAGTACTTTGGCACCGTTATCCCAGCTGGTGATAATAAATTCTCCGCACTTAATACCGCCGTATGGTCCGGGGGGTCGTTTATTTATGTACCTAAGGGTGTCCATGTGGATATCCCATTACAGGCGTATTTCCGCATTAATACGGAAAATATGGGCCAGTTTGAGCGCACCCTGATTATTGTCGATGAAGACGCATATGTGCACTATGTTGAGGGCTGTACTGCGCCGATCTATAAGTCCGATTCTTTGCACTCCGCAGTTGTAGAAATCATTGTGAAAAAAGGTGGCCGTTGCCGCTATACCACCATTCAAAACTGGTCTAACAATGTGTATAACTTGGTGACCAAACGCACGAAGTGCGAAGAAGGCGCAACTATGGAATGGGTGGACGGCAATATTGGTTCCAAGGTCACTATGAAGTACCCAGCGGTATGGTTGACCGGACCTCATGCGAAAGGCGAAGTGCTTTCCGTAGCTTTTGCTGGTGAAGGCCAATTCCAGGACACTGGTGCGAAAATGGTGCACCTTGCTCCTTATACTTCTTCAAATATTGTGTCGAAGTCTGTTGCTCGTGGCGGTGGCCGCGCGGCATATCGTGGCTTGGTGCAGATTAATGCAAATGCGCATCACTCAACCTCGAATGTTGAGTGTGATGCATTGCTTGTAGATAATATTTCCCGTTCGGATACCTATCCTTATAATGACATCCGCAATGATCATGTTTCCCTTGGTCATGAGGCTACGGTTTCTCAGGTTTCGGAAGATCAGTTGTTCTATCTAATGAGCCGTGGTGTCGCCGAGGATGAGGCAATGGCAATGATTGTGCGCGGTTTCGTAGAGCCGATTGCCAAAGAGCTTCCTATGGAATACGCACTCGAACTAAACCGCCTGATCGAATTGCAGATGGAAGGATCGGTGGGCTAG
- a CDS encoding helix-turn-helix transcriptional regulator, with protein sequence MLSLLERGPESASDLGDQLGISAAGVRRHLDILVEEGLAEIAPARGIQQRGRGRPAKAFRLTDKGRAQFGHGYDALATLALEALRETGGDAAVREFARKRISAIVEGISPAQVNEESIEATARALVEAFAAHGYAATVHSAGGGVQICQHHCPISHVASAFPELCEAERQVIAELLGQHVQPLASIPGGHGICTTNIPLTPIQHSPDERSGT encoded by the coding sequence ATGTTATCCCTGCTTGAGCGCGGTCCGGAAAGTGCTTCGGACCTTGGTGATCAGCTCGGCATTTCAGCCGCTGGTGTACGTAGACACCTGGACATTTTAGTGGAGGAAGGTCTCGCAGAAATCGCTCCCGCTCGTGGAATTCAACAACGAGGTAGGGGTAGGCCTGCAAAAGCCTTTCGACTTACTGATAAAGGCCGTGCACAATTCGGGCATGGTTATGATGCTCTTGCAACTTTAGCTTTGGAAGCCTTAAGGGAAACCGGAGGTGACGCTGCAGTTCGAGAGTTTGCGCGCAAACGCATTTCCGCCATTGTCGAGGGTATTAGCCCCGCTCAAGTCAATGAAGAATCCATAGAGGCCACAGCCCGAGCCCTTGTGGAAGCATTTGCCGCTCATGGTTACGCCGCAACCGTACATAGTGCGGGCGGTGGCGTGCAGATCTGTCAACATCACTGCCCAATTTCACATGTGGCATCCGCCTTCCCGGAATTGTGTGAAGCAGAACGCCAAGTGATTGCAGAACTTCTGGGCCAACATGTGCAACCTTTGGCTTCCATTCCTGGAGGTCACGGTATTTGCACCACGAATATTCCTTTGACCCCCATACAACATTCTCCTGATGAAAGGAGCGGTACATGA
- the mptB gene encoding polyprenol phosphomannose-dependent alpha 1,6 mannosyltransferase MptB, protein MSYVFGIFKALLAELPRLGTAGSRSASLHEGQAPQDVEFARSRVITVASGMDLLPVSRKDSLSFAEISRFAALRWLGTVGTLMLGLGALGAGALPVIDNPYTEFPGGSIMGRMLQTSSVVVLVGVGFFVVAWVLMAPFVGIGTSKSVSVSMLRRTFIAWTAPLLFTAPLFTQDIYSYLAQGSIVVQGLDPYSAGPVDLLSPDNVLARSVPYIWSHSPSPYGPVALGLAAAVSWLTQDSIVWGVFAHRALSILGLTAVGWSLAKLARRCDVNVQAALWLGLLNPLTLLHLVGGIHNEAIMLGFTMVGLELGLRAVDWISILGYSRKATVLLVSSGVCISCAGLVKVTGFLALGFIGMALARGLHYRRWPAVRAIATAVAIQCLVLFATIIAVTLVTGIGLGWVTGQGGAAKIRSWMSITTDIGVASGSLGMYLGLGDHTDAILLVTRGIGMVVAASFMVRMLFATFRGTIHPVGGLGVATLVLVVLFPVVHPWYVLWAIVPLAAWANRKLFRTPAMVYCSLMSFFVLPRGLALQPGTVVSIYLTSLLCFVAALAVLWLFLRRRVHL, encoded by the coding sequence ATGTCTTATGTGTTTGGAATCTTTAAGGCACTTTTGGCGGAACTCCCCCGTCTCGGCACCGCTGGTTCCAGATCAGCGTCTCTGCATGAAGGGCAAGCACCGCAAGACGTTGAGTTTGCTCGTTCTCGCGTAATTACCGTGGCTAGCGGCATGGATCTGCTACCTGTGAGCCGTAAAGATTCACTGTCCTTTGCGGAAATCAGCCGGTTTGCCGCGCTTCGATGGTTAGGAACCGTAGGCACACTCATGCTTGGTTTGGGTGCCCTTGGCGCGGGTGCCCTCCCGGTAATCGATAACCCTTACACAGAGTTTCCCGGCGGCTCGATTATGGGACGGATGCTGCAAACTTCTTCAGTTGTGGTTTTGGTTGGTGTCGGATTTTTTGTTGTCGCATGGGTACTTATGGCGCCATTTGTGGGAATCGGCACTTCAAAAAGCGTTTCGGTTTCCATGCTAAGGCGAACATTTATAGCCTGGACCGCCCCACTATTGTTTACAGCACCATTATTTACCCAGGACATTTATTCGTATTTGGCGCAGGGTTCCATAGTGGTGCAAGGATTAGATCCATATTCGGCGGGGCCGGTAGATTTACTTAGCCCCGATAATGTGCTTGCTCGTTCTGTGCCCTATATTTGGTCGCATTCCCCATCCCCATATGGGCCGGTGGCTTTGGGTTTGGCGGCAGCAGTCAGTTGGTTAACGCAAGATTCCATTGTATGGGGGGTATTTGCCCATCGAGCATTATCCATTTTGGGTTTAACGGCAGTTGGCTGGTCTTTGGCAAAGCTCGCCCGCCGCTGTGACGTTAATGTTCAGGCCGCATTATGGCTAGGGTTGCTTAACCCATTGACGCTATTGCATTTGGTCGGCGGGATTCATAATGAAGCAATTATGCTCGGATTTACTATGGTCGGCCTGGAACTTGGCCTGCGTGCGGTGGATTGGATTTCCATTTTGGGATATTCCAGAAAAGCCACCGTCTTATTGGTGTCCAGTGGTGTGTGTATTTCCTGCGCGGGATTGGTAAAAGTAACAGGTTTTTTGGCATTAGGGTTTATTGGAATGGCCCTTGCTCGCGGCTTGCATTATCGGCGTTGGCCCGCAGTACGGGCAATTGCTACGGCCGTAGCAATTCAGTGTTTGGTGCTTTTTGCCACAATTATCGCGGTGACATTGGTTACCGGCATTGGGCTTGGTTGGGTGACCGGACAAGGTGGTGCCGCAAAAATCCGAAGCTGGATGTCTATCACTACTGATATTGGTGTTGCCAGCGGGTCATTGGGCATGTACCTGGGTCTTGGAGATCATACCGATGCGATTCTTTTGGTCACACGTGGCATTGGCATGGTGGTTGCGGCCAGTTTTATGGTCCGTATGCTTTTTGCTACGTTCCGCGGTACGATCCACCCGGTCGGTGGTTTAGGTGTTGCTACATTAGTGCTGGTCGTGCTGTTTCCAGTTGTGCATCCTTGGTATGTTTTGTGGGCAATTGTGCCATTGGCAGCTTGGGCAAACCGTAAATTATTTCGCACACCAGCAATGGTGTATTGCTCATTAATGAGCTTCTTTGTATTGCCACGAGGTTTAGCATTACAGCCAGGTACGGTCGTGTCTATTTATCTGACATCGTTGTTGTGTTTTGTGGCTGCATTAGCGGTATTGTGGCTGTTTCTTCGTCGCCGCGTACACTTGTAA
- a CDS encoding ABC transporter ATP-binding protein produces MTNHSLELIDVVKTFGPNVAVDSLSLRVPQASVFALLGPNGAGKTTTIEMCEGFQKPNSGVIRVLGLDPIRDPVAVRRRIGIMLQGGGAYPGIRVREMLQLVASYSNNPMDIDWLLDLVGLQRHLRTSYRRLSGGQQQRLSLACALVGRPELVFLDEPTAGLDAQSRLAVWELIRCLRRDGVTVVLTTHVMDEAEALADQVMIIDKGKTVACGTPMELTSQVGRSSIMIETTSDFDIALVEAALAPFGVTLQVVRPLSYRIDATPTPELMHTLTHTALEQNILIHSLDVDRRSLEDVFLDITGREMRT; encoded by the coding sequence GTGACTAATCACTCCCTCGAGCTTATTGATGTGGTCAAAACTTTTGGCCCCAATGTTGCTGTTGATTCGCTTTCCTTGCGGGTTCCTCAGGCAAGTGTGTTCGCCCTATTAGGACCAAATGGTGCAGGCAAGACAACGACCATTGAAATGTGCGAGGGCTTTCAAAAACCTAACTCTGGTGTGATTCGCGTATTGGGGTTGGACCCCATTCGGGATCCTGTTGCAGTACGACGCCGCATTGGCATTATGTTGCAAGGAGGCGGGGCGTATCCGGGGATTCGGGTGCGGGAAATGCTGCAGCTTGTTGCTTCATATAGCAATAACCCAATGGATATAGATTGGTTACTTGATCTTGTTGGGTTACAACGTCATTTGCGGACCTCTTATCGCAGGCTTTCCGGTGGGCAGCAGCAACGTCTTTCCCTAGCTTGTGCTTTAGTTGGTCGCCCTGAACTGGTGTTTTTAGATGAACCAACCGCAGGCCTTGATGCACAATCGCGGCTAGCTGTTTGGGAGTTGATTCGTTGTTTACGGCGTGATGGTGTCACTGTTGTCCTCACCACACATGTTATGGATGAGGCCGAGGCTCTTGCCGATCAAGTCATGATTATTGACAAAGGTAAAACAGTAGCCTGTGGCACCCCTATGGAGTTGACTTCGCAGGTGGGGCGGTCGTCGATAATGATCGAAACAACCTCAGACTTTGATATTGCGCTTGTTGAAGCCGCACTCGCTCCCTTCGGCGTAACACTGCAGGTTGTGCGCCCGCTTTCCTACCGCATCGATGCCACCCCTACGCCTGAACTCATGCACACACTGACTCACACTGCCTTAGAACAAAACATTCTTATTCATTCTCTTGATGTGGATCGACGCAGTTTAGAGGATGTATTTTTGGATATTACCGGCCGTGAAATGAGGACATAA
- a CDS encoding ABC transporter permease — MNFPNGMFAPDTGRAPMRKMILSQARIESLLFLRHGEQQLLSLVIPLTMLIALSLVPLIDNAVTKVFPLTLAIATMSAGFTGQAIGVAFDRRYGALKRIGASGVPPWTIIWGKIIAVLAVVILQTVLLTITAILLGWSMPATGLIPAAITLFFGVAAFASLGLLCGGTLGSELVLALANLIWFILLGTASYIMLRGGSGLEWVPSVALAQGLSQSFAGQFPTLELGVLFVWLLVGALGASRFFRFTA, encoded by the coding sequence ATGAACTTCCCGAATGGAATGTTTGCCCCCGATACCGGCCGGGCCCCAATGCGAAAAATGATTCTTTCGCAGGCTCGTATCGAATCATTATTGTTTTTACGCCATGGCGAGCAACAACTTTTAAGTTTGGTTATTCCATTGACCATGCTGATTGCACTATCCTTGGTTCCCCTTATTGATAATGCGGTAACAAAAGTATTTCCGCTTACTTTGGCAATTGCAACAATGAGTGCAGGGTTTACTGGACAGGCAATCGGGGTGGCCTTTGACCGACGATATGGGGCACTGAAGCGAATCGGCGCATCCGGAGTCCCCCCATGGACGATTATTTGGGGCAAAATAATTGCCGTTCTCGCCGTAGTAATACTACAAACCGTGCTGCTTACCATTACCGCCATTTTGCTCGGTTGGTCCATGCCTGCCACTGGACTGATTCCAGCCGCAATTACATTATTTTTTGGTGTTGCAGCATTCGCATCACTAGGCCTTCTATGCGGCGGAACACTTGGTTCAGAACTCGTGCTTGCCTTGGCTAATCTAATTTGGTTTATCCTGCTAGGAACCGCCAGCTATATTATGCTTCGCGGAGGCAGCGGCTTGGAGTGGGTGCCTTCTGTAGCCTTAGCTCAAGGACTTTCACAATCATTTGCTGGTCAATTCCCCACCCTTGAACTTGGGGTGCTTTTTGTCTGGTTACTCGTGGGAGCGTTAGGCGCATCGCGTTTCTTCCGCTTTACCGCCTAA
- a CDS encoding COX15/CtaA family protein, with the protein MFPRLRTQWILALLLLIAQAGITVTGSIVRVTGSGLGCPTWPTCHEGSLVPVAGAAPWIHQAIEFGNRLLTFVLVALALAVFSSVWMAQRRKEIIIHAFAQGIGIIIQAIIGGISVLLDLQWWAVALHFLPSMILVWLAAILLVRIQEPDEGVIVQVYPEPLKWLAAGSGATLAIVLATGTMVTGAGPHSGDEGIGMQGRLQVDIAEIAHLHAHSMYLYLGLTFGLVVALLTVQASIKARKLGWILIGFIVLQAAIGIIQYNWGVPRWTVPVHVGLSGVVCAFTGMLYAQHQTRTQVETLTGSANGDAKIAAATR; encoded by the coding sequence ATGTTTCCACGTCTTCGGACGCAGTGGATCCTAGCGTTATTACTGCTTATCGCCCAAGCCGGAATTACCGTAACCGGATCAATTGTTCGAGTAACCGGTTCAGGCCTGGGATGCCCAACATGGCCTACATGCCATGAGGGCTCACTGGTTCCAGTTGCTGGTGCAGCACCGTGGATTCACCAAGCAATTGAATTTGGTAATAGGCTTTTAACGTTTGTGCTGGTTGCATTGGCTCTTGCGGTCTTTTCCTCAGTGTGGATGGCACAACGGCGCAAAGAAATTATTATCCATGCCTTTGCCCAGGGAATTGGAATTATTATTCAAGCAATTATCGGCGGCATATCAGTGCTTTTAGATCTGCAATGGTGGGCAGTTGCATTGCACTTTTTGCCATCGATGATTTTGGTATGGCTTGCGGCAATTTTATTAGTGCGGATTCAAGAACCCGATGAGGGTGTAATCGTGCAGGTATATCCCGAACCACTGAAATGGCTAGCGGCCGGTTCTGGTGCCACATTGGCAATCGTGCTTGCTACAGGAACAATGGTTACCGGCGCTGGACCACACTCCGGCGATGAAGGTATTGGTATGCAGGGCCGTTTGCAAGTTGATATCGCAGAAATAGCACATTTGCACGCCCACTCGATGTATTTGTATTTAGGCCTTACATTTGGCCTTGTGGTTGCATTGCTAACCGTACAAGCGAGCATTAAAGCTCGGAAACTAGGGTGGATTCTTATTGGTTTTATCGTGTTACAAGCTGCCATAGGAATTATCCAATACAACTGGGGTGTGCCCCGTTGGACTGTGCCTGTCCATGTTGGTCTTTCCGGTGTTGTATGTGCATTTACCGGCATGTTGTACGCACAACATCAAACGCGTACACAGGTGGAAACCTTAACCGGTTCTGCCAATGGTGACGCAAAAATTGCGGCGGCAACCCGCTAA